In a genomic window of Methylovirgula sp. 4M-Z18:
- a CDS encoding MgtC/SapB family protein, which yields MRIADTFNLVDFANTTVCLLAALALGTLIGAERQYRQRSAGLRTNVLVALGAAAFVDLAVRMAGVDGGVRVLAYVVSGIGFLGAGAIMKEGFNVRGLNTAATLWCSAAVGGCAGSGYLAEAALLTVLIISGNTLLRPLVNAINRIPFDERATEANYEVRLTVAADSVAQVRESLVDHLERAHYPVASVETEDPSENDQTVEVVASLVSTSINPEELDAVLNHLEKVHGISHATWEMHVKN from the coding sequence ATGAGAATTGCCGACACGTTCAACTTGGTCGATTTCGCCAACACGACCGTCTGTCTGCTCGCGGCCTTGGCACTCGGCACGTTGATCGGCGCGGAGCGGCAATACCGGCAGCGTTCGGCGGGTTTGCGGACGAATGTCCTCGTCGCCCTGGGTGCGGCGGCCTTCGTCGATCTGGCCGTCCGAATGGCCGGTGTCGACGGCGGCGTGCGGGTGCTCGCCTATGTGGTCTCGGGCATCGGCTTCCTCGGTGCCGGCGCCATCATGAAGGAAGGTTTCAACGTTCGCGGTCTCAACACCGCCGCGACATTGTGGTGCTCGGCCGCAGTCGGCGGGTGCGCCGGATCGGGCTACCTCGCCGAGGCCGCCCTGCTCACGGTTCTCATCATCTCCGGCAACACATTGCTGCGTCCGCTCGTCAATGCGATCAACCGCATTCCGTTCGACGAACGCGCGACCGAGGCCAATTACGAAGTGCGCCTCACGGTCGCGGCCGACTCGGTCGCGCAAGTGCGAGAATCTTTGGTGGACCATCTCGAGCGCGCTCACTACCCGGTCGCCTCGGTCGAAACGGAAGATCCATCCGAGAACGATCAGACGGTGGAGGTCGTTGCCTCGCTCGTCAGCACCTCGATCAATCCGGAAGAGCTCGACGCCGTGCTCAACCATCTTGAGAAGGTACACGGCATTTCCCACGCGACGTGGGAGATGCATGTCAAGAATTGA
- a CDS encoding Lnb N-terminal periplasmic domain-containing protein has translation MTLAFASALMTGVAVLVLLASAVWGALALWYCLEPRPYANGIAALLWPIFCLVLLVSYWRGWRLRAALAYALGMALLLLWWGTIVPSNARDWTPDVARNLHGDLEGDSLTLTNLRNFDWRSETDFTPHWETRRYDLSKLQSVDLIADYWMGEAIAHILVSYGFSDGQYLVWSTEVRKHEGQSFSVVAGFFKQSELVILAGDERDFLRLRTNVRKEDLRIYRVMLPVAIARAVLLHYVDEANKLAIHPRWYNTLTTNCTTVVFDVTRMVETGIPLDWRVLFSGYFPNYAYDHQALDQSLPFDILLEKAKFSQRGQAADSLPSAEFSRAIRAGVPGIPQN, from the coding sequence ATGACACTTGCGTTTGCCTCGGCCCTGATGACGGGTGTGGCGGTGCTCGTCCTCCTCGCCAGTGCGGTCTGGGGCGCCCTGGCGCTCTGGTATTGTCTTGAGCCGCGCCCCTACGCAAACGGCATTGCCGCGCTGCTATGGCCGATTTTCTGCCTCGTCCTGCTCGTCAGCTATTGGCGTGGCTGGCGCTTGCGCGCGGCCTTGGCCTATGCGCTCGGCATGGCGCTGCTGCTGCTGTGGTGGGGAACAATCGTGCCGTCCAACGCCCGCGATTGGACGCCGGATGTCGCGCGCAATCTGCACGGGGACCTGGAGGGTGATAGTCTCACCCTCACCAACCTGCGCAATTTCGATTGGCGCAGCGAGACCGACTTCACGCCCCATTGGGAGACACGCCGCTACGATCTTTCCAAGTTGCAGTCGGTCGATCTCATCGCTGACTATTGGATGGGCGAGGCGATCGCCCATATCCTGGTGAGTTATGGGTTCTCCGACGGGCAATATCTCGTCTGGTCGACCGAAGTGCGCAAGCACGAAGGGCAAAGCTTCTCCGTCGTCGCCGGCTTCTTCAAACAAAGCGAGCTGGTCATTCTCGCCGGCGACGAGCGGGACTTCCTGCGCCTGCGCACCAACGTCCGCAAAGAAGACTTGCGCATCTATCGGGTCATGCTGCCGGTGGCCATCGCCCGTGCCGTGTTGCTCCACTATGTCGATGAGGCCAATAAGCTCGCCATACATCCGCGCTGGTACAATACGCTCACCACCAATTGCACGACCGTGGTGTTCGACGTGACGCGTATGGTCGAAACGGGCATTCCCCTCGATTGGCGCGTCTTGTTCAGTGGTTACTTCCCCAATTACGCCTACGACCATCAGGCGCTCGATCAATCGCTGCCGTTCGATATTCTGCTGGAGAAAGCGAAGTTCTCGCAACGCGGCCAAGCGGCGGATTCTTTGCCGTCGGCGGAATTTTCCCGCGCCATCCGTGCCGGCGTACCCGGCATTCCCCAAAACTGA
- a CDS encoding GFA family protein, with product MTPRTIHHGGCLCGAVRYEAEGELRNVIACHCTQCRKQSGHFAAMTSVPHDRFVITKDDGLSWYSASPLAQRGFCRICGSNLFWQPTGERRISITGGTFDGPLGVSVAMHIFCADKGDYYEIDEGVKQLAAD from the coding sequence ATGACCCCTCGCACCATCCATCACGGCGGCTGTCTCTGTGGCGCGGTGCGTTACGAGGCGGAGGGCGAGTTGCGCAATGTTATCGCCTGCCATTGTACCCAGTGCCGCAAGCAGAGCGGTCATTTCGCCGCCATGACCTCGGTGCCGCACGACCGCTTCGTCATCACCAAGGATGACGGCTTGAGCTGGTACAGCGCCTCGCCGCTGGCACAGCGCGGCTTCTGCCGGATCTGCGGTTCGAATCTCTTCTGGCAACCGACTGGCGAGCGCCGCATCAGCATCACCGGCGGTACCTTCGACGGGCCGCTCGGCGTTTCGGTCGCGATGCATATTTTCTGCGCCGACAAAGGCGATTATTACGAGATTGACGAGGGCGTCAAACAACTGGCGGCGGATTAG
- a CDS encoding MFS transporter, with product MLSSFSVSPHRAVQIVFAIFGSGSGLWAGAIPSVLRQAHLTPALYGQALTLYAVAYIAAMSSVGRLSRHFSLRRILCVGVPLLGLVVPALVMSPSSLICCVLLVAFGLTGGLVDSTMNAEGTKVEADMRRPVLAGLHGMASFGICLPALLGSLLAVEVGLGAVAAIALILFAYGTMVVWRSIPERGLEHSSAAARAGIGRPGLALSLLGLAIGISITGEMAAATWSAKFLEVQAPGLAALAGAGTAFFAAFQVAIRLLADRLRTMVSDYVLIVASFVIALVGFGVVACDLGFAASVLGFALIGFGTGAIVPCGFALAVARSSLPAAATLSFVAMVSAVPRLPAPFIIGELSARYSFAAAFIFLTGLFAAALLIMFALGIVKAPATQSPAPQPAIEG from the coding sequence ATGCTGTCATCCTTTTCCGTTTCGCCGCACCGCGCGGTGCAGATCGTGTTCGCCATTTTCGGTTCGGGCTCGGGCCTTTGGGCGGGTGCCATCCCAAGCGTGCTGCGGCAAGCCCATCTCACACCCGCGCTCTATGGCCAGGCGTTGACCCTCTATGCCGTGGCCTATATCGCGGCGATGTCGAGCGTCGGCCGCCTGTCCCGGCACTTTTCGTTGCGGCGGATACTGTGCGTCGGCGTGCCGTTGCTCGGCCTGGTTGTCCCCGCCCTCGTCATGTCGCCGAGTTCGTTGATCTGTTGCGTCCTGCTTGTCGCGTTCGGCCTGACCGGCGGACTGGTCGACAGCACGATGAATGCCGAAGGCACGAAGGTGGAGGCGGACATGCGCCGCCCGGTCCTTGCCGGCCTGCATGGCATGGCCTCCTTCGGCATTTGCCTGCCGGCGCTGCTTGGCAGTTTGCTGGCGGTTGAAGTTGGTTTGGGCGCCGTCGCAGCCATCGCACTCATTCTGTTCGCCTATGGCACGATGGTCGTGTGGCGCAGCATCCCCGAACGCGGCCTGGAACATTCCTCCGCCGCCGCCCGCGCGGGAATTGGCCGGCCAGGCCTTGCGCTCAGCCTGCTCGGTCTCGCGATCGGCATTTCGATCACCGGAGAAATGGCGGCGGCGACCTGGTCGGCGAAGTTTCTCGAAGTGCAGGCGCCTGGTCTCGCCGCCCTCGCCGGCGCGGGAACGGCATTCTTCGCGGCGTTCCAGGTGGCCATCCGCCTTCTCGCCGACCGGTTGCGCACAATGGTCAGCGACTACGTGCTGATCGTCGCATCCTTTGTGATCGCGCTGGTCGGGTTCGGCGTCGTCGCTTGCGATCTCGGTTTTGCGGCCAGCGTTCTGGGCTTTGCGCTGATCGGCTTCGGCACCGGGGCGATCGTCCCCTGCGGCTTCGCCCTGGCGGTCGCCCGCTCCTCCCTGCCCGCGGCCGCGACCTTGTCTTTCGTCGCCATGGTCTCCGCCGTGCCGCGGCTGCCGGCGCCCTTCATCATCGGCGAATTGTCGGCGCGCTATTCCTTCGCCGCCGCATTCATCTTCCTCACCGGCCTTTTCGCGGCCGCCTTGCTGATCATGTTCGCGCTCGGCATAGTGAAAGCGCCCGCGACGCAGAGCCCGGCGCCGCAACCCGCCATCGAAGGATAG
- a CDS encoding RNA polymerase sigma factor, which produces MHQPDACLEAEAVARRSYGKLIALLAARDHDVAAAEDALSEAFAAALESWPRDVIPANPEAWLMRVAQRRMIDMARRKASAAAQEPYLLLLAQETSAMADDERHIPDHRLALMFACAHPALDAQVRAPLILQAVLGFDAAMISAAFMVAPATMSQRLVRAKTKIRQAGIPFRVPDAEELPGRLATVLDAIYAVYAEGWPEPGGAGRRHDLAQEGIWLARLVGDLMPDEPEALGLLALMLHAEARRNARRDGSGAYVPLAEQDVRLWRADMIAEAEATLLRASRLGRIGRYQLEAAVQSAHAARRLSGKTDWSAILTLYDALIQLSDSPVLVLNRAVALSEIEGPAAALLALDAIHDDPRLADYQSYWAARARLLAATGAFFEADTAYAKAIELEPDPAVRDFLRGARMRLRV; this is translated from the coding sequence ATGCACCAGCCCGACGCATGTCTTGAGGCCGAGGCCGTCGCGCGGCGGTCCTACGGCAAGCTGATCGCGCTCCTCGCGGCGCGCGATCACGATGTCGCGGCGGCGGAAGATGCCTTGTCGGAGGCCTTCGCCGCTGCGCTCGAATCCTGGCCCCGCGACGTCATCCCCGCCAATCCGGAAGCGTGGCTGATGCGTGTGGCGCAGCGGCGCATGATTGACATGGCGCGCCGCAAAGCGAGCGCCGCCGCCCAGGAACCCTATCTTCTTCTCCTCGCGCAGGAAACGAGCGCCATGGCGGACGACGAGCGCCACATTCCCGACCACCGGCTCGCCCTGATGTTCGCGTGCGCCCATCCCGCGCTCGATGCGCAGGTGCGCGCGCCCCTCATTTTGCAGGCCGTGCTCGGCTTCGATGCGGCCATGATCTCCGCTGCCTTCATGGTCGCGCCGGCCACGATGAGCCAGCGCCTGGTACGCGCCAAGACCAAGATCCGTCAGGCTGGCATCCCGTTCCGGGTTCCGGACGCGGAGGAGTTGCCGGGCCGGCTGGCGACAGTGCTCGACGCGATTTATGCCGTCTATGCCGAAGGCTGGCCGGAGCCGGGCGGCGCCGGCCGGCGGCACGATTTGGCGCAAGAGGGCATCTGGCTGGCTCGCCTCGTGGGAGACCTCATGCCCGACGAGCCGGAAGCACTCGGCCTGCTGGCGCTGATGCTGCATGCCGAGGCGCGGCGGAACGCCCGGCGTGATGGGAGCGGCGCCTATGTGCCCCTCGCCGAACAGGATGTGCGCCTCTGGCGCGCGGACATGATCGCGGAGGCCGAGGCAACACTGCTCCGCGCGAGCCGGCTCGGCCGCATTGGGCGCTATCAATTGGAGGCGGCGGTACAATCGGCGCATGCGGCGCGGCGCCTCTCGGGCAAAACCGATTGGTCGGCTATTTTGACGCTCTATGACGCGCTAATCCAGCTTTCGGACTCGCCGGTGCTGGTGCTGAACCGCGCCGTCGCCTTGAGCGAGATCGAAGGCCCTGCCGCCGCTCTGCTGGCGCTGGACGCCATCCATGACGATCCGCGCCTTGCCGATTACCAATCTTATTGGGCGGCGCGCGCTCGCCTGCTTGCGGCGACCGGCGCGTTTTTCGAAGCCGATACCGCTTATGCCAAGGCGATCGAACTCGAACCAGACCCGGCCGTGCGCGATTTTCTCCGCGGCGCGCGCATGCGACTACGGGTCTAG
- a CDS encoding trimethylamine methyltransferase family protein — translation MEQQSEGRSGRRGRDRGAARASGPAEIKPQPRRSFQPVAVVSDDELEAIHETSITILAELGMDFLHEDAKAMLKQAGAEVDANSDCVRFPRGMVDDYLGKAPKEFTLHARNPARNLQIGGDHVAFCSVASAPNSADRDGGRRPGNHKDYQNFIRLGQSLEAVHLWGGYPVEPADIHASIRHLDAIFDMLILSDKALHAYSLGKDRNLDALELVRIGRGIDHDTLDREPSVFTIINSSSPLKLDNPMLEGIIQMSRRNQPVVLTPFTLAGAMAPVTVVGAVAQQNAEALAGLVFSQIVRPGAPFVYGGFTSNVDMKSGAPAFGTPEYMKSALMGGQLARRYNLPYRSSNTNAANTLDAQAAYESVFSLWGAIMGGVNLLMHGAGWMEGGLHASFEKMVLDADLLGMVADFLRPTVVNQDELALDAIREVASRAPGVPRHYLDSPHTQARYRNAFFAPMVSDWRNYETWREAGSPDAYDRTNALYKQKLEHYTPPPLDPAIREELEAFVAKRKAEGGVATDF, via the coding sequence GTCCGAAGGACGCTCCGGGCGCCGGGGACGCGACCGCGGGGCCGCACGCGCCAGCGGCCCGGCGGAGATCAAGCCGCAGCCGCGCCGCTCCTTCCAGCCGGTCGCCGTGGTCTCCGACGACGAACTCGAAGCCATTCACGAAACCTCGATCACCATCCTTGCCGAACTCGGCATGGATTTCCTGCACGAGGACGCCAAGGCCATGCTCAAGCAGGCCGGCGCCGAGGTCGACGCGAATTCCGACTGCGTGCGTTTTCCGCGCGGCATGGTCGACGACTATCTCGGCAAGGCGCCGAAAGAATTCACGCTGCATGCGCGCAACCCGGCGCGCAACCTGCAGATCGGCGGCGATCATGTCGCCTTTTGCTCGGTGGCGAGCGCGCCCAATTCCGCCGATCGCGACGGCGGCCGCCGGCCCGGCAACCACAAAGACTACCAGAACTTCATCCGCCTCGGCCAATCGCTCGAAGCGGTGCATCTGTGGGGCGGCTATCCGGTCGAGCCGGCGGACATCCATGCCTCGATCCGCCACCTCGATGCGATCTTCGACATGCTCATCTTGTCGGACAAGGCATTGCATGCCTATAGCCTCGGCAAGGACCGCAACCTCGACGCGCTGGAACTGGTGCGTATCGGCCGCGGCATCGATCACGACACCCTCGATCGCGAACCGTCGGTGTTCACCATCATCAACTCGTCGTCGCCACTGAAGCTCGACAATCCGATGCTGGAGGGCATCATCCAGATGTCGCGGCGCAACCAGCCCGTGGTGCTCACCCCCTTCACGCTTGCCGGCGCGATGGCGCCGGTGACGGTGGTCGGCGCGGTGGCGCAGCAAAATGCCGAAGCGCTCGCCGGCCTCGTCTTCTCGCAAATCGTGCGGCCCGGCGCGCCCTTCGTCTACGGCGGCTTCACCTCGAATGTCGACATGAAGTCCGGCGCCCCGGCCTTCGGCACGCCGGAATATATGAAATCGGCCCTGATGGGCGGTCAGCTTGCCCGCCGCTATAACCTGCCCTATCGCTCGTCCAACACCAACGCCGCCAATACGCTCGACGCGCAGGCTGCCTATGAGAGCGTGTTCTCGCTCTGGGGCGCGATCATGGGTGGCGTCAATTTGCTGATGCATGGCGCCGGCTGGATGGAGGGCGGCCTGCACGCGTCGTTCGAAAAGATGGTGCTCGATGCCGACCTCCTCGGCATGGTCGCCGACTTCCTGCGCCCGACCGTCGTGAACCAGGACGAGCTTGCGCTCGACGCGATACGTGAAGTTGCTTCCCGCGCACCGGGCGTACCGCGCCATTATCTCGACAGCCCGCATACCCAGGCGCGCTACCGCAACGCCTTCTTCGCGCCGATGGTCTCGGACTGGCGCAATTACGAGACCTGGCGCGAGGCCGGCAGCCCGGACGCCTACGACCGCACCAACGCGCTCTACAAGCAGAAGCTGGAACACTATACGCCGCCCCCGCTCGACCCGGCGATCCGCGAGGAGCTGGAAGCGTTCGTCGCCAAGCGCAAGGCCGAAGGCGGCGTCGCGACGGATTTCTAG
- a CDS encoding heavy metal translocating P-type ATPase — translation MSEASAHHVHHHGAHHGGSCCSQHGHQHGQTPSADTVKDPICGMQVDPAQTKHKTSHAGETFYFCSAGCKAKFEADPVRYLQPAAAKPVAEQPAGTIYTCPMHPEIEQVGPGTCPLCGMALEPLMPTAEAEDTSELDDFKRRFWWCLPLSAAVFILAMAGDRIGLVTPQAQSWIELALATPVVLWGGWPFFVRLVQSLANRSPNMWTLIGLGVAIAYGYSVAATLVPQWFPAAFVVDGRVAVYFEAAAVIVSLTLLGQVLELRARAQTSAAIRALLQLAPKTARRLHDDGTEADVLLDDVLEGDRLRIRPGEKVPVDGLVLDGASAVDESMLTGEPLPVTKQSGDRVIGATLNTTGSLIIRAEKVGAQTMLAQIVQMVAQAQRSRAPMQRMADAIAGRFVLAVVAVAIAAFFLWGWFGPEPSWVYGLINALSVLIIACPCALGLATPMSIMVAMGKGAHSGILFRDAAAIETMRTIDTLVVDKTGTLTEGKPRFETVAPANGFAAEEVLQLAASLDQAAEHPLAQAIIAEARQRNLTLDQPAAFESLTGIGAKGSVRGRHVLIGNATLMEQVQVDVAPLRDTAETLRQQGASVMHVAVDGKLAGLIAVSDPIKASTPEAVHALRAAGLRLIMATGDSFTTARAVAAKLGLDDVIGEVKPADKLALVAKLQGQGHRVAMAGDGINDAPALARADIGIAMGTGTDVAMNNGHVTLVKGDLRGILAARVLSQQTVGNMRQNLAFALVYNALGIPIAAGILYPFTGHLLSPMIAALAMSFSSVSVIGNALRLRAQR, via the coding sequence ATGTCCGAAGCCTCGGCTCACCACGTTCATCACCATGGCGCGCATCACGGCGGCTCTTGCTGCAGCCAGCACGGTCATCAACATGGTCAAACGCCATCGGCGGACACTGTGAAGGACCCGATCTGCGGCATGCAGGTCGACCCGGCCCAGACGAAGCACAAAACGAGCCATGCAGGGGAAACCTTTTATTTCTGCAGTGCCGGCTGCAAAGCCAAATTCGAGGCAGATCCTGTCCGTTATCTCCAACCAGCGGCGGCAAAGCCCGTGGCGGAACAGCCGGCCGGTACGATCTACACCTGCCCCATGCACCCGGAAATCGAGCAGGTCGGCCCCGGAACCTGCCCGCTCTGCGGCATGGCGCTCGAGCCGCTCATGCCGACGGCGGAGGCTGAGGACACGAGCGAACTCGACGATTTCAAGCGCCGGTTCTGGTGGTGCCTGCCGCTCAGCGCCGCCGTCTTCATCTTGGCGATGGCGGGGGATCGGATCGGCCTGGTGACGCCGCAAGCCCAATCTTGGATCGAGCTCGCTTTGGCGACGCCGGTGGTTTTATGGGGCGGCTGGCCGTTCTTCGTCCGTCTCGTTCAGTCACTCGCCAATCGCAGCCCGAATATGTGGACCTTGATTGGCCTTGGTGTGGCGATCGCCTACGGCTACAGCGTCGCGGCGACACTTGTGCCGCAATGGTTTCCGGCTGCCTTCGTCGTCGACGGCCGCGTCGCCGTCTATTTCGAAGCCGCCGCCGTGATCGTTTCGCTCACGTTGCTGGGCCAGGTGCTGGAATTGCGCGCCCGCGCGCAAACCTCGGCCGCGATCCGTGCGCTCTTGCAGCTTGCGCCGAAAACCGCACGGCGCCTGCATGACGATGGCACCGAGGCGGACGTGCTGCTCGACGACGTGCTCGAAGGCGATCGCCTGCGTATTCGCCCGGGTGAAAAAGTGCCTGTCGACGGCCTCGTTCTCGACGGCGCCAGCGCTGTCGACGAATCCATGCTGACCGGCGAGCCGCTGCCCGTGACCAAACAGTCGGGCGACCGCGTGATCGGCGCCACGCTGAACACGACGGGCAGCTTGATCATCCGCGCGGAAAAAGTCGGCGCGCAAACCATGCTGGCGCAGATCGTGCAGATGGTGGCGCAGGCGCAGCGCTCGCGCGCGCCGATGCAGCGGATGGCCGATGCAATCGCGGGACGGTTCGTCCTCGCCGTGGTCGCCGTCGCCATCGCCGCGTTTTTCCTCTGGGGCTGGTTCGGGCCGGAACCGAGCTGGGTCTACGGGCTGATCAACGCGTTGTCGGTGCTCATCATCGCCTGCCCCTGCGCGCTCGGCCTCGCGACGCCCATGTCGATCATGGTGGCGATGGGAAAGGGTGCGCATTCGGGCATTCTTTTCCGGGATGCCGCCGCAATCGAAACGATGCGCACCATCGATACGCTGGTCGTCGACAAGACCGGAACGCTCACCGAAGGCAAGCCGCGTTTTGAAACCGTCGCACCGGCCAACGGATTTGCGGCGGAAGAGGTGCTGCAATTGGCCGCGAGTCTTGACCAGGCCGCCGAACATCCGCTCGCGCAAGCCATTATCGCAGAAGCGCGGCAGCGCAATCTGACGCTCGATCAGCCCGCGGCTTTCGAGAGCCTGACCGGCATCGGGGCGAAAGGGTCGGTGCGTGGCCGGCATGTGCTGATCGGCAATGCGACCTTGATGGAACAGGTGCAGGTAGATGTGGCGCCGCTGCGCGACACAGCCGAGACCTTGCGCCAGCAGGGCGCGAGCGTCATGCATGTTGCCGTCGACGGAAAATTGGCCGGCCTCATCGCCGTGTCCGATCCGATCAAGGCCTCGACGCCTGAGGCGGTGCACGCCTTGCGGGCAGCCGGCCTGCGCCTGATCATGGCGACAGGCGACAGCTTCACGACGGCTCGCGCTGTCGCTGCCAAGCTCGGCCTGGACGATGTGATCGGCGAGGTCAAGCCGGCCGACAAGCTCGCCCTTGTCGCCAAGCTGCAAGGGCAGGGGCATAGAGTGGCGATGGCGGGCGATGGCATCAACGATGCGCCGGCGCTGGCGCGCGCGGATATCGGCATTGCCATGGGCACCGGCACCGATGTCGCGATGAACAACGGCCATGTCACGCTGGTCAAGGGTGACTTGCGCGGCATTCTCGCCGCGCGCGTTCTGTCGCAGCAGACGGTCGGCAATATGCGCCAGAATCTCGCCTTCGCCCTCGTCTACAATGCGCTCGGCATCCCGATCGCCGCCGGAATTCTCTATCCCTTCACCGGCCACCTGCTCTCGCCGATGATCGCCGCGCTCGCCATGAGCTTTAGCTCCGTCTCCGTGATCGGCAATGCGCTGCGACTGCGCGCGCAGCGCTAG
- the aroG gene encoding 3-deoxy-7-phosphoheptulonate synthase AroG: MPISTDDLRIRDIHELSPPDAIMREIARTDAASGTVADARRAVHRILHGEDDRLIVVIGPCSIHDPKAAMDYAHRLRAQRDRLGNELEIVMRVYFEKPRTTVGWKGLINDPDLDETFAIDKGLRIARRLLRDINELGLPAGCEFLDMITPQYIADLVGWGAIGARTTESQVHRELASGLSCPVGFKNGTDGNVRIAIDAIRAASQPHHFMAVTKHGHVGIAATSGNEDCHIILRGGHTPNYSATHVDAACTELAKANLRPQVMIDASHANSSKKPENQPLVIADVARQIEAGDARITGVMVESNLVAGRQDLMPGKPLVYGQSITDGCIDWDTSVSVLERLAQAVAIRREKNRAAVEMPVLQTSPV; this comes from the coding sequence GTGCCTATCTCAACCGACGACCTTCGCATCCGCGACATTCACGAGCTCAGCCCGCCCGACGCCATCATGCGCGAAATCGCCCGCACCGATGCGGCGAGCGGTACGGTGGCAGACGCCCGCCGCGCCGTGCACCGCATTCTGCATGGCGAGGACGACCGCCTGATCGTCGTGATCGGCCCCTGTTCGATCCACGATCCCAAGGCCGCGATGGACTATGCCCATCGCCTGCGGGCGCAGCGCGACCGGTTGGGCAACGAGCTTGAAATCGTCATGCGGGTCTATTTCGAGAAGCCGCGCACCACGGTGGGGTGGAAGGGGCTGATCAACGATCCCGATCTCGACGAGACCTTCGCGATCGACAAGGGCCTGCGCATCGCACGCCGCCTTTTGCGCGACATCAACGAGCTCGGCCTGCCGGCCGGCTGCGAATTCCTTGATATGATTACGCCGCAATATATCGCCGACCTTGTCGGTTGGGGTGCCATCGGGGCGCGCACCACCGAGAGCCAGGTGCACCGCGAACTCGCCTCCGGCCTCTCCTGCCCGGTCGGGTTCAAGAACGGCACCGACGGCAACGTGCGCATCGCCATCGACGCCATCCGTGCCGCCTCGCAGCCGCACCATTTCATGGCTGTGACCAAGCACGGCCATGTCGGCATTGCGGCGACCAGCGGCAATGAAGATTGCCACATCATCCTGCGCGGCGGCCATACGCCCAATTACAGTGCCACCCATGTGGATGCCGCCTGCACCGAACTCGCCAAGGCTAATCTGCGGCCGCAGGTTATGATCGATGCGAGCCATGCCAACAGTTCGAAAAAGCCGGAAAACCAACCGCTCGTCATCGCCGACGTGGCGCGGCAGATCGAGGCGGGCGATGCGCGCATCACTGGCGTCATGGTCGAGAGCAATCTTGTCGCGGGACGGCAGGATCTCATGCCCGGCAAGCCGCTCGTCTACGGCCAGAGCATCACGGACGGCTGCATCGATTGGGACACGTCGGTCTCGGTGCTGGAGCGCTTGGCGCAGGCCGTCGCGATCCGGCGCGAAAAAAATCGCGCCGCTGTCGAAATGCCCGTTCTTCAAACGTCACCTGTTTGA
- a CDS encoding YciI family protein, whose product MQHLLMIYGDESKMLANPPEAVAEITAAYAAYTEALQKAGVWVGGNRLRPTSTGTVVRAPNGTASVLNGPYAETKEQLGGYYLIDVPDLDAALSWASKCPGAKYGTMEVRPIWPVY is encoded by the coding sequence ATGCAACATTTGCTGATGATCTACGGCGACGAGTCCAAGATGCTGGCGAACCCGCCGGAGGCGGTGGCGGAAATAACGGCGGCTTACGCCGCCTATACCGAGGCGCTGCAAAAGGCCGGCGTATGGGTGGGCGGCAACCGCCTGCGCCCGACGTCGACCGGTACCGTCGTGCGGGCGCCGAACGGCACGGCGAGCGTGCTCAACGGTCCTTATGCCGAAACCAAGGAGCAGCTCGGCGGTTATTATCTGATCGACGTGCCGGATCTGGACGCGGCACTGTCCTGGGCCAGCAAATGTCCCGGCGCGAAATACGGCACGATGGAAGTACGCCCGATCTGGCCGGTCTACTGA
- a CDS encoding DoxX family protein, translating to MNNVFLLIGRILLSVLFIVSGAGKFGAFAGPLSGMLGNLGLPAPLLLTYLIALCEVVGGIAVAIGYQTRIVGILLAVWCVLTGVVVHGGDPVELMKNIGLAGGFLVLAATSPGSIAYYGTWPERRDLSTSTP from the coding sequence ATGAACAACGTCTTCCTTCTCATTGGCCGGATCTTGCTGTCCGTGCTGTTCATCGTCAGCGGCGCGGGAAAATTCGGTGCGTTCGCGGGGCCGCTTTCCGGCATGCTTGGGAATTTAGGGCTACCGGCACCGCTCCTTCTGACCTATCTGATCGCGCTGTGCGAAGTGGTCGGCGGCATTGCCGTGGCCATCGGCTATCAGACCCGGATCGTCGGCATTCTGCTGGCTGTTTGGTGCGTTCTGACCGGCGTGGTGGTGCATGGCGGCGATCCGGTCGAACTCATGAAAAACATCGGCCTGGCCGGTGGATTCCTCGTGCTCGCCGCGACCTCGCCGGGATCGATTGCCTATTACGGGACTTGGCCGGAGCGCCGCGATCTCTCGACGTCCACACCGTGA
- a CDS encoding metal-sensitive transcriptional regulator, with amino-acid sequence MQMKTKAACAKRLNRIEGQVRGISRMVEKDRYCIDIMTQIAAVRAALKRVESEVLKDHLSHCVAQAMTSDDAADRHGKIAELVELLERSK; translated from the coding sequence ATGCAGATGAAAACCAAGGCCGCATGCGCCAAACGCTTGAACCGGATCGAAGGGCAGGTGCGGGGAATTTCCCGCATGGTCGAGAAGGACCGGTATTGCATCGACATCATGACGCAAATCGCCGCCGTGCGCGCCGCGCTGAAACGGGTCGAATCCGAAGTGCTTAAAGACCATCTCTCGCATTGCGTGGCGCAAGCGATGACGTCGGACGACGCGGCCGACCGGCACGGCAAGATCGCCGAACTCGTGGAACTGCTCGAGCGGTCGAAATAA